From Diceros bicornis minor isolate mBicDic1 chromosome 17, mDicBic1.mat.cur, whole genome shotgun sequence, the proteins below share one genomic window:
- the PRPF40B gene encoding pre-mRNA-processing factor 40 homolog B, which yields MSVPDSGPRPPAAPAPFPPGPPMMPPPFMPPPGIPPPFPPMGLPPMSQRPPAIPPMPPGIMPPMLPPMGAPPPLTQIPGMVPPMMPGMLMPAVPVTAATAPGADTASSAVGGTGPPRALWSEHVAPDGRIYYYNADDKQSVWEKPSVLKSKAELLLSQCPWKEYKSDTGKPYYYNNQSKESRWTRPKDLDDLEALVKQEAAGKQQQQLPQTLQPQPPQPQPDPPPVPPGPTPVPTGLLEPEPGGSEDCDVSEAAQPLEQGFLQQPEEGPSSSAGQHQPPQQEEEESKPEPERSGLSWSNREKAKQAFKELLRDKAVPSNASWEQAMKMVVTDPRYSALPKLSEKKQAFNAYKAQREKEEKEEARLRAKEAKQTLQHFLEQHERMTSTTRYRRAEQTFGELEVWAVVPERDRKEVYDDVLFFLAKKEKEQAKQLRRRNIQALKSILDGMSSVNFQTTWSQAQQYLMDNPSFAQDHQLQNMDKEDALICFEEHIRALEREEEEERERARLRERRQQRKNREAFQTFLDELHETGQLHSMSTWMELYPAVSTDVRFANMLGQPGSTPLDLFKFYVEELKARFHDEKKIIKDILKDRGFCVEVNTAFEDFAHVISFDKRAAALDAGNIKLTFNSLLEKAEAREREREKEEARRMRRREAAFRSMLRQAVPALELGTAWEEVRERFVCDSAFEQITLESERIRLFREFLQVLETECQHLHTKGRKHGRKGKKHHRKRSHSPSGSESEEEELPPLSLRPSKRRRRNPSESGSEPSSSLDSVESGGGALGGRGSPSSRLLLGSDHSLRKAKKPKKKTKKRRHKSNSPESETDPEEKAGKESDEKEPEQDKDRELRRAELPNRSPGFGIKKEKTGWDTSESELSEGELERRRRTLLQQLDDHQ from the exons ATG TCGGTTCCCGATTCTGGTCCCCGGCCCCCAGCAGCGCCTGCCCCCTTCCCACCGGGGCCCCCCATGATGCCACCACCCTTC ATGCCCCCTCCAGGAATCCCCCCACCCTTTCCTCCGATGGGGCTACCCCCCATGAGTCAGAGACCACCAGCCATCCCTCCCATGCCACCTGGCATCATGCCCCCAATGCTTCCACCAATGGGGGCGCCACCACCACTCACACAG ATACCAGGAATGGTACCTCCCATGATGCCAGGAATGCTGATGCCAGCGGTGCCCGTCACTGCAGCG ACGGCTCCGGGTGCGGACACCGCCAGCT CTGCTGTGGGTGGGACAGGCCCTCCG AGGGCCCTGTGGAGTGAGCATGTGGCCCCTGATGGGCGCATCTACTACTACAATGCTGACGACAAGCAGTCCGTGTGGGAGAAGCCCAGCGTGCTCAAGTCCAAGGCAGAG CTGCTGCTGTCTCAGTGTCCCTGGAAAGAGTACAAGTCGGACACAGGCAAACCTTACTACTATAACAACCAGAGTAAGGAGTCCCGCTGGACCCGGCCCAAGGACCTGGATGACCTGGAGG CTCTAGTCAAACAGGAGGCTGCAGG GAAACAGCAACAGCAGCTGCCACAGACACTACAGCCACAGCCTCCTCAGCCACAGCCTGACCCCCCACCTGTGCCTCCTGGCCCCACCCCAGTGCCCACCGGCCTCCTAGAACCTGAGCCAGGTGGGAGTGAAGATTGCGATGTGTCAGAGGCTGCCCAGCCCCTGGAGCAGGGGTTCCTTCAGCAGCCGGAGGAGGGCCCTAGCAG TTCTGCTGGACAGCATCAGCCACCAcagcaggaggaagaagaatCAAAGCCAGAACCAGAGAGGTCTGGCCTCAGTTGGAGCAATCGGGAGAAGGCAAAGCAGGCCTTCAAGGAGCTGCTGAGGGACAAG GCTGTCCCCTCCAACGCCTCGTGGGAACAGGCCATGAAGATGGTGGTCACCGACCCCCGTTACAG TGCCTTGCCCAAACTGAGTGAGAAAAAGCAGGCATTCAATGCCTACAAGGCGCAgcgggagaaggaggagaaggaagaggcccGGCTAAGGGCCAAGGAGGCCAAGCAGACCTTGCAGCATTTCCTGGAGCAGCACGAACGCATGACCTCCACCACCCGCTACCG GAGGGCAGAACAGACCTTTGGGGAGCTGGAGGTCTGGGCTGTGGTCCCTGAGAGGGATCGAAAAGAGGTTTATGATGATGTCCTCTTCTTCCTGGCCAAGAAGGAGAAG GAACAGGCCAAGCAGCTGCGGCGCCGCAACATCCAGGCCCTGAAGAGCATCCTTGATGGGATGAGTAGCGTCAACTTCCAAACCACATGGTCCCAGGCCCAGCAGTACCTCATGGATAACCCCAGCTTTGCTCAGGACCACCAGCTGCAGA ACATGGACAAGGAAGATGCGCTGATCTGCTTTGAGGAGCACATCCGAGctttggagagggaggaggaggaggagcgagAGCGGGCCCGGCTTCGGGAGCGGCGCCAGCAACGCAAGAACCGGGAGGCCTTCCAG ACCTTCCTGGACGAGCTGCACGAGACGGGGCAGCTGCACTCTATGTCCACCTGGATGGAGCTGTACCCAGCGGTCAGCACTGATGTCCGCTTTGCCAACATGCTGGGCCAGCCGG GCTCCACCCCTCTGGACTTGTTCAAGTTCTATGTGGAGGAGTTGAAGGCACGATTCCATGATGAGAAGAAGATCATTAAGGACATCCTTAAG GACCGGGGCTTCTGCGTGGAGGTGAACACAGCCTTTGAAGACTTCGCCCACGTCATAAGCTTTGACAAGAGGGCTGCTGCGCTGGACGCAGGCAACATCAAGCTGACCTTCAATAGT CTGCTGGAGAAAGCAGAGGCGCGGGAGAGAGAGCGGGAGAAGGAGGAGGCACGAAGGATGCGGCGCAGGGAAGCTGCCTTTCGAAGCATGCTGAGGCAGGCCGTgcctgccctggagctgggcacTGCCTGGGAAGAG GTCCGTGAGCGCTTTGTGTGCGACTCAGCCTTTGAGCAGATCACCTTGGAGTCGGAGCGGATCCGGCTCTTCCGGGAGTTCCTGCAGGTACTGGAG ACTGAATGCCAGCACCTCCACACCAAAGGCCGAAAACATGGCAGAAAGGGCAAGAAGCACCATCGCAAGCGTTCCCACTCGCCCTCA GGCTCTGAGTCAGAAGAGGAGGAGCTGCCCCCACTGTCTCTCCGGCCCTCCAAGCGGAGGAGACGGAACCCCTCAGAGTCAGGCTCTGAGCCCTCTTCCTCACTTGATTCGGTTGAAAGTGGGGGTGGTGCCCTTGGAGGACGGGGCTCCCCATCCTCCCGCCTTCTCCTTGGATCAG ATCATAGCCTTCGGAAAGCCaagaaaccaaaaaagaaaactaagaagaGAAGACACAAGTCG AACAGTCCTGAGAGTGAGACAGACCCTGAGGAGAAAGCTGGCAAGGAGAGTGATGAAAAAGAGCCAGAACAGGATAAGGACAGGGAGCTCCGGCGAGCAGAGCTCCCTAACCGCTCCCCAGGCTTTGGAATCAAGAAGGAGAAG ACGGGCTGGGACACATCGGAAAGCGAGCTGAGCGAGGGTGAGCTGGAAAGGCGGCGGCGGACACTTCTGCAGCAGCTGGACGACCACCAATGA